In one Arachis duranensis cultivar V14167 chromosome 9, aradu.V14167.gnm2.J7QH, whole genome shotgun sequence genomic region, the following are encoded:
- the LOC107465450 gene encoding uncharacterized protein LOC107465450 isoform X2, with the protein MMASWEDLENDYDEEVESETKFQTCFMADQTDEVCLASKRNDNMWYLDSGCSSHMTGRSTFFIKLDEYDEGFATFDDNGKRKDSGHRK; encoded by the exons ATGATGGCCTCTTGGGAAGACCTAGAAAATGATTATGATGAAGAGGTTGAATCGGAGACCAAATTCCAAACATGTTTCATGGCCGATCAAACTGATGAG GTTTGCCTAGCATCTAAAAGAAATGACAACATGTGGTATTTGGACAGCGGATGCTCTAGCCATATGACCGGAAGGTCTACATTCTTCATCAAGCTAGATGAGTATGATGAAGGGTTTGCAACTTTCGATGACAATGGaaaaaggaaagatagtggcCATAG GAAATAA